GCGGGTCCTTTTCGCCGTCGGCTGCGTTGCTCTTCCTCGCGTGGTACCCGCCACTGCTCGTCATCGCGCCTTGCCGACGACAAAAATGCCCTCGCGGATACATCAAGCTATTTGTGACGCAGGACACTAGCCTGCTTTCCGTGGAGAACCTGTTGATGAACCGCTTGGCCAACGAGACTAGCCCGTATCTGCTGCAGCACGCCGGCAATCCGGTGGACTGGTACCCCTGGGGCGAGGAGGCCTTCGCCAAGGCGCGGGCGGAAGACAAGCCGATCCTCCTGAGCATCGGCTACTCGGCCTGCCACTGGTGCCACGTGATGGAGCACGAGTCCTTCGAGAACGAGTCCATCGCCGCGCTGATGAACGAGAACTTCGTCAGCATCAAGGTGGACCGGGAGGAGCGCCCCGACCTGGACGAGATCTATATGAATGCCGTGCAGATGCTCACCCGGCGGGGCGGCTGGCCCATGACGGTGTTCCTTACCCCCGAGGGGAAACCCTTCTTCGGCGGCACCTACTACCCGCCCGAGGACCGGCAGGGCATGCCGGGCTTTCCGCGGGTGCTCCTGGCGGTGGTGGAAGCCTACCGGAACAAGCGCCAGGACGTGGCCCGGAACGTCGACCAGATCGTGACCGCGCTGGACCGCATGAGCGTGCTCAGCGAGACGGGCCAGGAGATGAGCGTGGAGGTGGTGACGCGCGGGGCCGAGGGTCTCACGTCCGCCTACGACGCCGCCCACGGCGGCTTCGGCCGTGCGCCCAAGTTCCCCAACGCCGGCGTGTTCAACCTGTTCCTGCGGGCCTACCGCCTGTCGGGCAACCGCCGCTACCTGGAGATGATCACCGAGACCCTCCGGAAGATGGCCGAGGGGGGCATGTACGACCAGCTCGGCGGCGGCTTCCACCGTTACTCGGTGGACGACAAGTGGCTCGTGCCCCACTTCGAGAAGATGCTCTACGACAACGGCCAGCTCGCGCAGGTCTACGCCGAGGCCTACCGCATCACCAAGGACGGTTTTTTCAAGCGCGTCGTAGAGGAGACCCTGGAATACGTGCTGCGCGAGATGTGCCAGCCCGAAGGCGGCTTCTACTCCGCCCAGGATGCGGACAGCGAGGGCGAGGAAGGCAAGTTCTTCGTGTGGTCGCGCGACGAAGTCCTGGACCTCCTCGGCAAGGAGCGCGGCGACATCTTCTGCCGGGTCTACGACGTCACCGACCTCGGGAACTTCGAGGGCAAGAACATCCTCCACCCCATCCTGACCGTCGAGCAGGCGGCCAAGTACTTCCGCAAGGAAGAGCGGGAGATCGAGGCCGTCCTGGCGGAGTGCCGGGCACGCCTGTTCGAGGAGCGGGAGAAGCGGGTCAAGCCGTTCCGGGACGAGAAGGTCATCATTTCCTGGAACGGCCTGATGCTGTCGGGCGTGGCCGCGGCCTACGCCGTCACCGGCGACGCGCGCATCCGGGAGGCGGGCGCCCGCACGGTGGATTTCATCTTCACGCGCATGTTCGAGAACGGCCTGCTGCTGCACACCTACAAGGACGGGCAGGCCAAGCTGCTGGGCTATCTCGACGATTACGCGTTCCTCATCGCCGGCCTGCTGGATCTCTTCGAGGCGACCTTCGAGCCCGAGCTGCTGGAACGCTCCAAGGCTCTCGCCCGGACCATGGTGGAGGAGTTCTGGGACGAGGAGAACGGCGGGTTCTTCTATACCGGCAAGTCCCACGAGCAGCTCATCAGCCGCACCAAGCCCGGGTTCGACAGCTCCATTCCCTCGGGCAACTCGGTGGCGGCCATGGACCTTCTGCGCATCCACCACTACACCGGAGACCCCGACCTGCTCGACCGCGCCGAGAAGACTCTGCGCCTGCACTACGACGCCATGGCCAAGGAACCCT
This Deltaproteobacteria bacterium DNA region includes the following protein-coding sequences:
- a CDS encoding thioredoxin domain-containing protein, which gives rise to MNRLANETSPYLLQHAGNPVDWYPWGEEAFAKARAEDKPILLSIGYSACHWCHVMEHESFENESIAALMNENFVSIKVDREERPDLDEIYMNAVQMLTRRGGWPMTVFLTPEGKPFFGGTYYPPEDRQGMPGFPRVLLAVVEAYRNKRQDVARNVDQIVTALDRMSVLSETGQEMSVEVVTRGAEGLTSAYDAAHGGFGRAPKFPNAGVFNLFLRAYRLSGNRRYLEMITETLRKMAEGGMYDQLGGGFHRYSVDDKWLVPHFEKMLYDNGQLAQVYAEAYRITKDGFFKRVVEETLEYVLREMCQPEGGFYSAQDADSEGEEGKFFVWSRDEVLDLLGKERGDIFCRVYDVTDLGNFEGKNILHPILTVEQAAKYFRKEEREIEAVLAECRARLFEEREKRVKPFRDEKVIISWNGLMLSGVAAAYAVTGDARIREAGARTVDFIFTRMFENGLLLHTYKDGQAKLLGYLDDYAFLIAGLLDLFEATFEPELLERSKALARTMVEEFWDEENGGFFYTGKSHEQLISRTKPGFDSSIPSGNSVAAMDLLRIHHYTGDPDLLDRAEKTLRLHYDAMAKEPFGLSNMLGALDYHLSRPAEIVLVAARDDAAAGALAKEIQHSYLPNKTLQWVSPEARLEEISPLLEGKTQVGGKPTVYVCRDFTCAPPVTDWEGLKPLLEE